One genomic window of Arachis stenosperma cultivar V10309 chromosome 10, arast.V10309.gnm1.PFL2, whole genome shotgun sequence includes the following:
- the LOC130956105 gene encoding uncharacterized protein LOC130956105, with amino-acid sequence MSISHTSSEANFHLLLLVLLAVAASDVVVTASYSSIHELLRSNGLPAGLFPESVKSYKLDQKGRLEVQLDRPCLAKYENRVLFETVVSANLSFGQLKGLEGLSQEELFLWLPVKDIIVNDPSSGLILIDIGLAHKQLSLSLFEDPPVCRSQGSSLYTAGRKIIGFQDQR; translated from the exons ATGTCTATCTCACACACATCTTCTGAAGCCaactttcatcttcttcttcttgttctccTTGCTGTTGCTGCTTCTGATGTTGTTGTGACagcttcatattcttcaattcaTGAGCTACTTCGCAGCAATGGCTTACCTGCAGGGCTTTTCCCTGAGAGTGTGAAGTCATACAAATTGGACCAGAAGGGTCGTTTGGAGGTGCAGTTAGATCGTCCATGTCTGGCCAAGTATGAGAACAGGGTCTTGTTTGAGACTGTGGTGAGTGCTAACCTCAGTTTTGGACAGCTTAAAGGGTTGGAAGGTCTCTCTCAAGAAGAGCTTTTTCTATGGCTTCCTGTGAAGGATATCATTGTCAATGATCCTTCATCTGGTCTCATCCTTATTGATATTGGTCTTGCTCATAAACAgctctcactctctctctttgAAGACCCCCCTGTTTGTAGATCTCAAG GTTCTTCACTATACACAGCAGGAAGGAAGATTATTGGATTTCAAGATCAGAGATGA
- the LOC130956203 gene encoding pentatricopeptide repeat-containing protein At1g55890, mitochondrial-like — MSPWQLHGNLHRMFTTSSASASASAIITSFLRDLSNERDLDRLVHSFKQASQSDRFRSKHRIYARTVRRLALAKRFQSIEDILEHQKTFKDISKEGFSARLITLYGKSGMVQNAHKVFDEMPQRNCPRTVLSLNALLASYLHSNVFDMVPTLFNHLPTQLSVEPNLVTYNTVIKAFCEMGSFDSASSMLDDLELKGVKPDVITFNTLLDGLYSNGRFEDGEKIWKRMEDEHVAPDVQSYNAKIVGMCVEKRSGDAVMWYQKMRSEEGVKPNLFSINALIRGFVNEDNLDEAKKWFSEIATTEFAPDRHTFNILLPFLCDKGDLKAAFEVSKEIFNGRCFVGPPRSLLQLVVDTLLNNSMILEAKEIAKLADTSSKPRYELNLPQDL, encoded by the coding sequence ATGTCGCCGTGGCAGTTGCATGGCAATCTTCACCGCATGTTCACGACATCATCGGCCTCTGCCTCTGCCTCAGCCATCATCACGTCTTTTCTAAGAGATCTCTCCAATGAGCGCGACCTCGACCGCCTCGTTCATTCCTTCAAGCAAGCTTCCCAATCGGATCGTTTCCGAAGCAAACACCGTATTTACGCGCGCACCGTTCGCCGCCTCGCTCTCGCTAAGCGCTTCCAATCCATCGAGGACATCCTCGAACACCAGAAGACCTTCAAAGACATCTCCAAGGAAGGCTTCTCCGCCCGTCTTATCACCCTCTATGGCAAATCCGGCATGGTGCAGAATGCGCACAAAGTGTTCGATGAAATGCCTCAAAGGAACTGTCCCCGTACCGTGCTCTCTCTTAATGCCCTTTTGGCTTCTTATTTGCATTCCAACGTGTTCGACATGGTACCTACCCTTTTCAATCACTTGCCTACACAGCTTTCCGTGGAGCCCAATTTGGTGACTTACAATACTGTCATCAAGGCTTTTTGCGAAATGGGTTCTTTTGATTCTGCAAGTTCCATGCTTGATGACTTGGAACTGAAGGGTGTGAAGCCTGATGTGATAACCTTCAATACCCTCCTGGATGGATTGTATTCAAATGGTCGTTTTGAGGATGGTGAGAAAATTTGGAAACGAATGGAGGATGAACATGTTGCTCCTGATGTTCAGAGCTATAATGCTAAGATTGTGGGAATGTGTGTTGAGAAAAGAAGTGGTGATGCTGTTATGTGGTACCAGAAGATGAGGAGTGAGGAGGGTGTGAAGCCTAATTTGTTCAGCATCAATGCTCTGATTAGAGGTTTTGTCAATGAGGACAATTTGGATGAAGCTAAGAAGTGGTTCAGTGAAATAGCAACCACTGAGTTTGCCCCTGATAGGCACACTTTTAACATCCTTCTTCCATTCCTGTGTGATAAAGGTGATTTGAAGGCTGCTTTTGAGGTGTCCAAGGAGATCTTCAATGGCAGGTGCTTTGTTGGTCCACCCAGATCGCTGTTGCAGCTTGTGGTGGATACACTGTTGAACAATTCCATGATTTTAGAGGCAAAGGAGATTGCCAAACTTGCTGATACCAGTTCCAAGCCACGCTACGAGCTAAATTTACCACAGGATTTGTAG
- the LOC130955482 gene encoding uncharacterized protein At5g39570 isoform X2, whose translation MSYQTSISYSATNFTDPKSFEYDPNHGMTQLVISYNTVESNIPEFDEYDPTPYGGGYDIAETYGKPLPPSDEICYPPSTGSSSIAPPADAVPAGPIVPLPLPTVDEAIDEKAILPQKEAEREVTQEMPQSQESSKDQEEVIEDKDYDTSEESESDDEDDRNNYSGSGYGNGYSGGKGDEYEKKVPAQYPPSGYGLEAMDLCETLFGYWPCLSRMKREHRCEAAPHRGNYYCQENIWKGTADYLFGNPYPYSGRGEEEGSGYGHVGGGGEVVHSYERHYPTQAHYRQSEYTDGSSW comes from the exons ATG AGTTACCAAACTAGTATATCATACTCTGCCACCAATTTTACTGACCCAAAATCATTTGAGTATGATCCCAATCATGGAATGACTCAGCTTGTGATCTCATACAATACCGTGGAATCTAATATCcctgaatttgatgaatatgatcCAACACCTTATGGTGGTGGTTATGATATTGCTGAGACCTATGGAAAACCTCTACCACCCTCAGATGAAATCTGCTACCCTCCTTCCACCGGATCAAGTTCAATTGCTCCACCCGCTGATGCTGTTCCTGCTGGGCCAATAGTACCATTACCATTGCCTACTGTTGATGAGGCAATTGATGAGAAAGCAATCTTACCCCAGAAAGAAGCTGAACGTGAAGTGACTCAAGAAATGCCTCAGTCACAAGAAAGTAGCAAAGATCAAGAAGAGGTAATTGAAGATAAAGACTATGATACCAGTGAGGAAagtgaaagtgatgatgaagatgatagAAATAACTATTCTGGGTCTGGTTATGGGAATGGATACAGTGGGGGAAAGGGTGATGAGTATGAGAAGAAAGTGCCAGCACAGTATCCTCCTAGTGGATATGGCTTGGAAGCTATGGATCTCTGTGAGACTTTGTTTGGGTATTGGCCTTGTTTGTCACGTATGAAGAGAGAACATCGTTGTGAAGCAGCTCCTCATAGAGGAAACTATTATTGCCAGGAGAATATTTGGAAAGGGACTGCAGATTATCTCTTTGGGAATCCATATCCATATAGTGGCAGaggggaagaagaagggagtggctatGGTCAtgtaggaggaggaggagaagttGTGCATTCATATGAAAGGCATTATCCAACTCAAGCACACTACAGGCAAAGTGAATATACTGATGGATCATCATGGTGA
- the LOC130954635 gene encoding pentatricopeptide repeat-containing protein At3g13160, mitochondrial-like — MSGLSTLRRLFTAKPSSITAATTTAIESESKYKRKRGRVTPSFRTLPSDYETPEAMRNVVDKFKRLCKNKYFRRSVGIYTDVVRKLAKAKAFPLIEEIIEAQKQYKEITTEGFIVRLINLYAKAGMPDHARKLFDEMPNLNCPGKNLAFSSLINAYVAAGQYDVAVGLFREISAKYSIQPDVVSFNVFIHALCKMDSLDSAVGVLDEMGELDLEPNLITFNTLLGQFYEKRGLDEGEKIWTMMKTRNVEPDAVSYRLRMGGMVGDGRLKDAVELFHVMKLSGVNPDVHCFNVLIKGFVGDDNVEEAKVWYDELLKSECEPVRSTYVTLAPFFTEKGEFDLAFQLCKEAMKGGRLAIDAEALQQVVHGFVAKGMIEEATELVDLAGKKKLEV; from the coding sequence ATGTCTGGCCTCAGTACTCTGCGTCGACTCTTCACCGCAAAACCCTCCTCCATCACCGCCGCCACAACCACAGCTATCGAATCCGAATCCAAGTACAAGCGCAAACGTGGACGCGTGACGCCATCTTTCCGCACGCTCCCCAGCGACTACGAAACGCCGGAAGCAATGCGAAACGTGGTAGACAAGTTCAAGAGGCTTTGCAAAAACAAGTACTTCCGGCGAAGTGTTGGCATCTACACCGACGTTGTACGCAAGCTTGCGAAGGCCAAGGCCTTCCCTTTGATCGAAGAGATCATTGAAGCCCAAAAGCAGTACAAGGAGATTACCACCGAGGGCTTCATTGTTCGCCTCATCAATCTCTACGCCAAAGCTGGCATGCCTGACCACGCCCGCAAACTGTTCGACGAAATGCCAAACCTTAATTGCCCTGGCAAAAACTTGGCCTTCTCTTCCCTCATCAATGCTTACGTCGCTGCCGGGCAATACGACGTTGCCGTGGGGCTTTTCCGTGAAATCAGCGCCAAATATTCGATTCAACCCGATGTGGTGTCGTTTAATGTTTTCATTCACGCATTATGCAAGATGGATTCTTTGGACTCTGCTGTTGGGGTTCTTGATGAGATGGGTGAGCTGGACTTGGAGCCTAATTTGATCACTTTTAATACTCTGCTTGGTCAGTTTTATGAGAAGCGTGGGCTTGATGAGGGTGAGAAGATTTGGACAATGATGAAGACGAGGAATGTTGAGCCTGATGCTGTGAGTTACAGGCTGAGGATGGGTGGGATGGTTGGTGATGGTAGATTAAAGGATGCCGTAGAGTTGTTTCATGTGATGAAGTTGAGCGGGGTTAACCCTGATGTGCATTGTTTCAATGTGTTGATTAAAGGGTTTGTTGGTGATGACAATGTTGAAGAAGCCAAGGTTTGGTATGATGAGTTGCTGAAGAGTGAATGCGAACCTGTTCGGTCTACTTATGTGACTCTTGCGCCATTTTTTACGGAGAAGGGTGAATTTGATTTGGCTTTTCAGCTGTGCAAAGAGGCTATGAAAGGTGGTAGATTGGCTATTGATGCAGAGGCATTGCAGCAGGTGGTTCATGGGTTTGTTGCCAAAGGGATGATTGAAGAAGCTACTGAGCTTGTCGATCTTGCGGGGAAGAAGAAGTTGGAAGTTTGA
- the LOC130956604 gene encoding neryl diphosphate diphosphatase, chloroplastic-like, which produces MLKEAKQVMKKLISEDPIMESLCMVDLIQRLGIEHHFQEHIEAALEKQHFIVTRDPIDFVQSHQLDKVALTFRLLRQGGYSVNADIFERLKNNKVQFGEAYGEDLKSLIAVHEAAQLSIGEEDTSLEDLGRLSRELLHSWLSRNHHHHEAQYVASSLQQPLHHNLPRFMDKTILLRNFKPDKESVCFVELAEINSCIVRLMNQHEALQVSKWWKGEAMSKEPKFAEYEALKWYMWSMACFTDPSFSDQRLELTKPISLVYIIDDIFDVYGTLDQLILFTDAVKRWELTGTEHLPQFMKNCLSALYEITNAFAEKIYKKHGLNPIDTLKKSWVQLLNASLEGAHWSDSGELPKSEEYLKHATVSTGVHVVLVHSFFLFHQNITKETLAILDDFPDIIYSVAKILRLCDDLEGHKNKNQSGFDGSYIECYMREHQETSAEDAERHVEELISMEWKRLNQQVLGRDQQFPSSFTKFCLSAARMVPLMYHYRTNPSLSNLHQHVKSITNAGVAHM; this is translated from the exons ATGCTGAAGGAGGCTAAGCAAGTAATGAAGAAACTTATTAGCGAGGATCCAATAATGGAGAGTTTGTGCATGGTTGACTTAATCCAAAGGCTTGGCATTGAGCACCACTTTCAAGAGCACATTGAAGCCGCACTTGAGAAGCAACATTTCATAGTGACCAGAGATCCCATTGATTTTGTCCAAAGCCATCAACTTGACAAAGTTGCACTCACGTTCCGTTTACTCAGACAAGGAGGTTATTCAGTTAATGCAG ATATATTTGAGAGGTTGAAAAATAACAAAGTGCAGTTCGGAGAAGCATATGGCGAAGATTTAAAGAGTCTCATAGCGGTACATGAAGCAGCGCAGCTAAGCATTGGAGAAGAAGATACTTCTCTTGAGGATTTGGGGCGGCTCAGCCGTGAGCTTCTTCATTCATGGCTGTCAAggaatcatcatcatcatgaagctcAATATGTTGCAAGCTCTCTTCAGCAACCACTTCATCACAACTTGCCTAGATTCATGGACAAAACCATCTTGCTTAGGAATTTCAAGCCCGACAAAGAATCTGTGTGTTTTGTGGAACTTGCAGAAATCAATTCCTGCATAGTTAGGCTCATGAACCAGCATGAAGCCCTTCAAGTTTCAAA ATGGTGGAAAGGGGAGGCTATGTCGAAGGAGCCGAAATTTGCAGAGTATGAAGCTCTAAAATGGTACATGTGGTCCATGGCATGCTTTACAGATCCGAGCTTTTCAGACCAAAGGCTTGAGCTCACCAAACCTATCTCTCTGGTCTACATCATTGATGACATTTTCGATGTTTATGGCACGTTGGATCAGCTTATTCTATTTACTGATGCGGTTAAGAG ATGGGAATTGACCGGAACAGAGCACCTTCCCCAATTCATGAAAAATTGTTTAAGTGCTCTATATGAAATTACAAACGCTTTCGCCGAAAAGATCTACAAAAAGCATGGATTGAATCCTATAGATACCCTTAAAAAATCG TGGGTGCAATTGTTGAATGCCTCCTTGGAAGGGGCACATTGGTCTGATTCTGGTGAATTGCCAAAGTCAGAGGAGTACTTGAAGCATGCAACTGTAAGCACAGGAGTGCACGTGGTGCTTGTtcattcatttttccttttccatcaAAATATAACAAAGGAAACTCTTGCAATTTTAGACGACTTTCCAGACATTATATATTCCGTCGCAAAAATCCTTCGTCTTTGTGATGACTTAGAAGGACACAAG AATAAAAATCAAAGTGGGTTTGATGGGTCATACATTGAGTGCTACATGAGAGAACACCAAGAGACTTCAGCAGAAGATGCAGAAAGGCATGTTGAGGAGCTGATTTCAATGGAATGGAAGCGTCTCAATCAACAAGTGTTGGGCAGAGATCAGCAATTTCCATCGTCATTTACCAAATTCTGCCTGAGTGCTGCTAGAATGGTCCCTCTAATGTACCATTACcgcaccaatccaagcctttccAACCTACATCAACATGTCAAGTCTATTACTAATGCTGGTGTTGCACACATGTGA
- the LOC130955485 gene encoding multiple organellar RNA editing factor 9, chloroplastic, whose amino-acid sequence MATVTFSLSAKTLTLPSHPKTPIFNQVRNVGFLRRVPSSGSVVGRRKSVILGALDGEYSSKRSSSSEQRETIMLPGCDYNHWLIVMEFPKDPAPTREQMIDTYLNTLASVLGSMEEAKKNMYAFSTTTYTGFQCTVDEATSEKFKGLPGVLWVLPDSYIDVKNKDYGGDKYINGEIIPCKYPTYQPKRSSGPKNESRRYERRRDGPPPERRRPRQEAAASDSAST is encoded by the exons ATGGCGACGGTCACGTTCTCCCTATCCGctaaaaccctaaccctaccaTCCCACCCTAAAACTCCAATCTTCAACCAAGTAAGGAACGTTGGGTTCTTGAGGAGGGTCCCCAGTAGTGGCAGCGTGGTTGGGAGGCGGAAGAGCGTGATTCTCGGGGCTTTGGATGGAGAATACTCGTCGAAGAGGAGTAGCAGCAGCGAACAGAGAGAGACCATTATGCTTCCCGGTTGCGACTACAACCACTGGCTCATTGTCATGGAGTTCCCCAAGGATCCTGCTCCCACCCGCGAGCAGATGATTGACACTTACCTTAATACCCTCGCCTCCGTCCTTGGAAG CATGGAAGAGGCAAAGAAGAACATGTATGCCTTTAGCACCACCACCTACACAGGATTCCAGTGCACTGTTGACGAAGCAACATCTGAGAAATTCAAGG GGTTGCCTGGTGTTCTTTGGGTGCTGCCAGACTCGTATATAGATGTTAAAAACAAAGACTATGGAG GTGACAAATACATAAATGGGGAGATCATTCCTTGCAAGTACCCCACCTATCAACCAAAACGTAGTAGCGGACCAAAGAATGAGAGCAGAAGGTATGAGAGAAGGAGAGATGGCCCTCCTCCTGAGCGCAGAAGGCCAAGACAAGAGGCAGCTGCCTCAGATTCTGCCTCTACATGA
- the LOC130955482 gene encoding uncharacterized protein At5g39570 isoform X1, which produces MAYYSYPYSDSDYGEYNFNSYASTYNYTQVPTFNSYNSYEYNKPYYGYDQSLYLSANYPYQSYQTSISYSATNFTDPKSFEYDPNHGMTQLVISYNTVESNIPEFDEYDPTPYGGGYDIAETYGKPLPPSDEICYPPSTGSSSIAPPADAVPAGPIVPLPLPTVDEAIDEKAILPQKEAEREVTQEMPQSQESSKDQEEVIEDKDYDTSEESESDDEDDRNNYSGSGYGNGYSGGKGDEYEKKVPAQYPPSGYGLEAMDLCETLFGYWPCLSRMKREHRCEAAPHRGNYYCQENIWKGTADYLFGNPYPYSGRGEEEGSGYGHVGGGGEVVHSYERHYPTQAHYRQSEYTDGSSW; this is translated from the coding sequence ATGGCCTATTACAGCTATCCCTATTCTGATTCTGATTATGGTGAGTACAATTTCAATTCTTATGCTTCCACTTATAATTATACTCAAGTTCCAACCTTTAATTCTTACAATAGCTATGAATATAATAAACCTTATTATGGATATGATCAAAGTTTGTATCTTTCTGCAAATTACCCTTATCAGAGTTACCAAACTAGTATATCATACTCTGCCACCAATTTTACTGACCCAAAATCATTTGAGTATGATCCCAATCATGGAATGACTCAGCTTGTGATCTCATACAATACCGTGGAATCTAATATCcctgaatttgatgaatatgatcCAACACCTTATGGTGGTGGTTATGATATTGCTGAGACCTATGGAAAACCTCTACCACCCTCAGATGAAATCTGCTACCCTCCTTCCACCGGATCAAGTTCAATTGCTCCACCCGCTGATGCTGTTCCTGCTGGGCCAATAGTACCATTACCATTGCCTACTGTTGATGAGGCAATTGATGAGAAAGCAATCTTACCCCAGAAAGAAGCTGAACGTGAAGTGACTCAAGAAATGCCTCAGTCACAAGAAAGTAGCAAAGATCAAGAAGAGGTAATTGAAGATAAAGACTATGATACCAGTGAGGAAagtgaaagtgatgatgaagatgatagAAATAACTATTCTGGGTCTGGTTATGGGAATGGATACAGTGGGGGAAAGGGTGATGAGTATGAGAAGAAAGTGCCAGCACAGTATCCTCCTAGTGGATATGGCTTGGAAGCTATGGATCTCTGTGAGACTTTGTTTGGGTATTGGCCTTGTTTGTCACGTATGAAGAGAGAACATCGTTGTGAAGCAGCTCCTCATAGAGGAAACTATTATTGCCAGGAGAATATTTGGAAAGGGACTGCAGATTATCTCTTTGGGAATCCATATCCATATAGTGGCAGaggggaagaagaagggagtggctatGGTCAtgtaggaggaggaggagaagttGTGCATTCATATGAAAGGCATTATCCAACTCAAGCACACTACAGGCAAAGTGAATATACTGATGGATCATCATGGTGA